One region of Camelina sativa cultivar DH55 chromosome 6, Cs, whole genome shotgun sequence genomic DNA includes:
- the LOC104699238 gene encoding glutathione S-transferase T3-like translates to MDSDDYMNPYHPTSSYLNLLQSQLETQNLQGNPSLSPCDETPSEPASPQENRKTRHAWIPIDDIMLVSAWLNTSKDPVTSNQQRLDAFWGRIADYLAKCPNVAGRPKREASHCKQRWGRINDLVCKFVGCYETATREKSSGQNEDDVMKLAHQIYFDDQGYRFTLEHAWRDLRYDQKWCASTSTKGNGVKRGRVCVDGSEQDAHPVNDIDGSHPRPQGVKAAKGLRMDHPRIWKAHNRFRGGGFV, encoded by the coding sequence ATGGATTCCGACGACTACATGAATCCATATCATCCCACCTCTAGCTATTTGAATCTGTTACAAAGCCAACTTGAAACACAAAACCTCCAAGGCAATCCTTCTCTAAGTCCATGTGATGAAACTCCATCTGAACCTGCATCACCGCAAGAAAACCGCAAAACAAGGCATGCATGGATACCAATTGATGATATCATGCTTGTCTCTGCTTGGCTCAACACGAGCAAGGATCCGGTGACTTCGAATCAACAAAGACTTGATGCCTTTTGGGGAAGGATTGCGGATTACCTTGCAAAGTGTCCAAATGTTGCAGGTCGGCCAAAGAGGGAGGCAAGTCATTGTAAGCAGAGGTGGGGGAGGATAAATGACTTGGTGTGCAAGTTCGTTGGTTGTTATGAGACTGCGACAAGAGAGAAGAGTAGTGGAcagaatgaagatgatgtgatGAAGTTGGCACACCAAATATACTTTGATGATCAAGGATATCGGTTTACCTTGGAGCATGCTTGGAGAGACTTAAGGTACGATCAAAAGTGGTGTGCATCCACATCTACTAAAGGCAATGGAGTGAAGAGGGGAAGGGTGTGTGTTGATGGGTCTGAACAGGATGCACATCCGGTTAATGATATTGATGGATCACATCCCCGTCCTCAAGGTGTAAAGGCTGCAAAGGGGCTTCGTATGGATCACCCGCGGATCTGGAAAGCCCACAATCGTTTTAGAGGCGGTGGCTTCGTATGA
- the LOC104792250 gene encoding LRR receptor-like serine/threonine-protein kinase GSO1 — protein MDLKLKLRPSFFLFSLVLILLLKVPDFVSAAKPKCISTERQALLTFRASLNDTSGRLKSWSGPDCCNWSGVLCDVRTSHVVKIDLRNPVQDVRSDEYERSSLRGKLHQSLTILKFLSYLDLSSNDFGGLEIPEFLGQIVSLRYLNLSSSSFSGEIPANLGNLSKLESLDLYASSLRVSNLRWLSGLSTSLKYLNMANVNLSGAGETWLEDFSKVTTLKELRLSDSEIKNLPLSLSSSANLKHLEVLDLSGNSLNTPIPNWLFSLTNLRELSLRWCFLEGSIPTEFKNLKLLETLDLSNNLALQGEIPSVLGDLPRLKFLDLSANELNGQLNGFLDALSRNKGNSLVFLDLSSNKLAGALPESLGALRNLQTLDLSSNTFTGSVPSSIGNMASLKKLDLSYNTMNGSIAESFGKLAELVDLNLMANTWEGVLQKSHFVNLRSLKTIRLTTEPYRSLIFKVPSTWIPPFRLELIQIENCQIGPSFPMWLQVQTKLNYVVLRNTGIEDTIPDSWFSGISSEVTYLILANNRIKGRLPQKLAFPKLNNIDLSSNSFEGPFPLWSTNATELRLYENNFSGYIPQNIDVLMPRIQNIYLFHNSFTGNIPSSLCDISGLQILSLRKNHFSGSLPNCWHRQFMLYGIDASENNLSGQIPESLDLLPSLSVLLLNQNALEGKIPESLQNCSGLTNIDLGGNKLTGKLPSWLGKLSSLFMLRLQSNSFTGQIPDDLCSAPNLRILDLSGNKISGPIPKCISNLTAIARGTNNEVFQNLVFIVTRAREYQDIVNSINLSGNNISGEIPREILGLSYLRILNLSNNSMAGNIPEKISELSRLETLDLSRNKLSGAIPQSLAAISSLQSLNLSFNKLEGSIPKLVKFQDPSIYIGNELLCGKPLPKKCPKDIK, from the coding sequence ATGGATCTCAAACTTAAGCTCAGGCCtagcttctttctcttctctctggtTCTCATTTTACTTCTAAAAGTCCCTGATTTCGTATCTGCAGCTAAGCCTAAATGCATATCCACCGAGCGACAAGCTCTTCTCACCTTCAGAGCATCACTCAATGATACTTCGGGTCGACTCAAATCTTGGTCCGGACCTGATTGTTGCAACTGGTCCGGTGTTCTCTGCGACGTACGGACCAGCCACGTCGTCAAGATTGATCTCAGAAACCCGGTTCAAGACGTTCGCTCCGATGAGTATGAAAGAAGTTCCTTGCGAGGGAAGTTACATCAGTCTTTGACCATTCTCAAGTTCTTGAGCTACCTGGACTTGAGTTCAAACGATTTCGGTGGACTGGAAATTCCAGAATTTCTCGGCCAAATCGTTAGCCTAAGGTACCTGAATCTTTCTTCCTCCTCGTTTTCCGGGGAAATTCCTGCCAATCTTGGGAACTTGTCGAAGCTGGAGTCTCTTGATCTCTACGCTAGTTCTTTGCGTGTAAGCAACCTCCGGTGGCTTTCTGGTCTGTCTACTTCTCTGAAGTACCTCAACATGGCAAATGTGAATCTGAGCGGTGCCGGTGAAACCTGGTTAGAGGATTTCAGCAAAGTCACGACGCTTAAGGAGTTGCGTTTGTCCGATAGTGAGATCAAGAACTTGCCTCTCTCTTTGTCTTCCTCTGCCAATCTGAAGCACCTTGAAGTTCTTGATTTGTCTGGAAACTCTCTCAATACGCCAATACCCAACTGGCTATTTAGTCTCACCAACCTCAGAGAGCTATCCCTTAGATGGTGTTTTCTGGAAGGTTCCATTCCTACCGAGTTCAAGAACTTGAAGCTTCTAGAGACACTTGATCTGTCGAATAATCTGGCACTCCAGGGCGAGATTCCATCTGTTCTCGGAGACCTTCCTCGACTGAAATTTCTTGACCTTTCTGCAAACGAACTCAATGGTCAACTCAATGGTTTCTTAGACGCCTTGTCTAGAAACAAAGGCAACAGCTTGGTCTTTCTCGATCTCAGTTCCAACAAGTTAGCTGGGGCATTGCCTGAGTCGCTTGGAGCGTTGAGGAATCTGCAGACTCTGGATCTTTCATCGAATACCTTCACGGGTTCGGTCCCTTCCTCTATAGGAAACATGGCGTCACTGAAGAAACTTGATCTCTCTTACAATACCATGAACGGGTCGATAGCAGAAAGCTTCGGGAAGCTTGCGGAGCTCGTGGATCTGAACTTGATGGCGAATACATGGGAAGGCGTTCTGCAAAAGTCTCACTTCGTGAATCTCAGAAGCTTGAAAACCATTCGTCTCACAACTGAACCATACAGATCTCTTATCTTCAAGGTACCATCTACTTGGATTCCTCCTTTCAGACTAGAGTTAATCCAAATCGAGAACTGCCAGATCGGTCCTTCGTTTCCAATGTGGCTTCAAGTACAGACCAAGCTCAACTATGTCGTACTCAGAAACACTGGAATTGAAGATACAATACCGGATAGCTGGTTTTCAGGAATCTCTTCTGAAGTAACTTACCTGATTCTAGCAAACAACAGAATCAAAGGTAGATTACCTCAAAAGCTTGCGTTCCCAAAGTTAAACAACATTGACTTGAGCTCCAACAGCTTTGAAGGCCCTTTTCCTCTCTGGTCAACAAACGCAACGGAGCTGCGTCTTTACGAGAACAACTTCTCGGGTTATATTCCTCAGAACATTGACGTCTTGATGCCAAGGATTCAAAATATCTACCTCTTTCATAACAGCTTCACCGGCAACATCCCATCATCTCTATGTGATATCTCCGGGCTGCAAATTCTATCTCTAAGGAAGAACCATTTCTCTGGTAGTTTGCCAAACTGTTGGCACCGGCAGTTCATGCTTTATGGAATTGATGCGTCAGAGAATAACTTATCAGGCCAAATACCAGAGTCTTTAGATCTGTTGCCTTCTCTCAGCGTCTTGCTTCTGAACCAAAATGCGTTGGAAGGTAAAATCCCAGAGAGTCTTCAGAACTGCTCTGGACTTACGAACATCGATCTTGGAGGAAACAAACTGACTGGGAAGCTTCCCTCATGGCTAGGAAAGTTGTCTTCTCTGTTCATGCTTCGTCTGCAAAGTAACTCCTTCACTGGCCAAATTCCAGATGATCTCTGCAGCGCTCCAAATCTACGCATTCTGGATCTCTCCGGAAACAAAATCTCGGGACCAATTCCAAAATGCATCAGCAATCTCACAGCCATTGCTCGAGGCACAAACAATGAGGTGTTCCAGAATCTAGTCTTCATTGTGACGAGAGCTCGTGAATACCAAGACATAGTCAATAGCATAAACCTTTCAGGAAACAACATAAGCGGAGAGATCCCAAGAGAAATCTTGGGACTCTCGTATCTCCGAATCCTGAATTTATCAAATAACTCCATGGCAGGAAACATTCCAGAGAAAATTTCAGAACTGAGTCGCTTGGAGACGCTTGATCTATCAAGAAACAAGCTTTCTGGAGCCATTCCTCAGAGCTTGGCAGCAATATCTTCTCTGCAAAGCCTGAATCTTTCGTTCAACAAACTAGAGGGGAGCATACCTAAGCTTGTCAAGTTTCAAGATCCGTCCATTTACATTGGAAATGAGTTACTCTGTGGGAAACCACTTCCTAAAAAATGTCCAAAAGACATTAAATAG
- the LOC104792251 gene encoding vacuolar-sorting receptor 5-like — MCPPSKKGAVLGPLAVILALTMVVVVNGVSARFFVEKGSLTVLNSWTMGGKHDAAIANFGLPNYAGFMIGSVVYASQDAYGCDSFNKTFNPKSPYPKILLIHRGVCNFATKIWNGQQAGAAAVLVADNIVEPLIAMDSAQYEDSDFIDKINIPSALILRSLGDSLKKALKRGEEVILKIDWSESIPNPDERVEYELWANTNDECGVHCDKQIDFIKNFKGTAQILEKGGFTLFRPHYIAWFCPKELLLGNQCQNQCINQGRYCAPDPKQDSEDGYNGRDVVYENLRQLCVHRVAKEKNTSWIWWDYVTDFNIRCSMKEKKYSKECAETVVESLGLSLEKIKKCIGDPDADVENEVLKAEQAFQLGQENRGVVTIFPTLIINNAQYRGKLERTAVLKVICSGFKERTEPSICLNTDIETNECLEANGGCWQDKISNITACKDTFRGRVCECPVVNGVQYKGDGYTSCKPFGPARCSMNDGGCWSETRKGLNFSACLNSETSGCRCPLGFRGDGLNCEDIDECKEKSACQCDGCKCKNIWGGYECKCSNSSLYMKEEDTCIEKRSGSRSRWLFTIVVLIAIASISLSAYTFYKYHVQSYVDSEIACIMSQYIPLESQSINQDAK, encoded by the exons ATGTGTCCTCCGAGTAAAAAAGGAGCTGTCTTGGGCCCCTTGGCTGTGATTCTAGCGTTGaccatggtggtggtggtcaaCGGGGTTTCAGCGAGATTCTTCGTGGAGAAGGGTAGCTTGACGGTACTTAACTCATGGACAATGGGAGGTAAGCATGACGCAGCCATCGCAAACTTTGGTCTCCCCAACTACGCCGGTTTCATGATCGGCTCCGTTGTCTACGCCAGCCAAGATGCTTACGGATGCGACTCTTTCAACAAAACCTTCAATCCCAAGTCTCCTTATCCCAAAATTCTCCTCATTCATCGTGGAG tgTGTAACTTTGCTACGAAGATATGGAATGGGCAACAAGCCGGTGCAGCGGCTGTTCTTGTAGCAGATAACATTGTTGAGCCATTGATAGCAATGGATTCAGCTCAATATGAAGATTCTGACTTTATAGATAAAATCAACATCCCATCAGCTTTGATCCTTCGCTCTCTCGGAGATAGTCTCAAGAAAGCTCTGAAAAGAGGTGAGGAGGTAATCTTGAAGATTGACTGGAGTGAGTCTATACCAAACCCTGATGAAAGAGTTGAGTATGAGCTATGGGCTAATACTAATGATGAATGTGGTGTACACTGCGATAAACAGATAGATTTCATAAAGAACTTTAAGGGAACAGCTCAAATTCTTGAAAAAGGCGGTTTTACTTTGTTCAGACCTCATTACATTGCTTGGTTCTGTCCCAAAGAGCTTCTACTTGGCAACCAATGTCAGAATCAGTGTATAAACCAAGGGAGGTATTGTGCTCCTGACCCTAAGCAAGACTCTGAAGATGGATATAATGGGAGAGACGTTGTTTACGAGAATCTGAGACAGTTATGTGTTCATAGAGTAGCTAAGGAAAAGAACACTTCTTGGATCTGGTGGGATTATGTGACAGATTTTAACATCAGGTGTTctatgaaggagaagaaatacAGCAAAGAATGCGCAGAAACTGTCGTGGAATCTCTCG GGTTGTCTCTTGAGAAGATCAAGAAATGCATTGGTGATCCTGATGCTGATGTAGAGAATGAAGTTCTAAAAGCTGAGCAAGCTTTTCAG TTAGGGCAAGAGAATCGCGGGGTTGTCACAATCTTTCCAACATTAATCATCAACAATGCTCAATATCGTG GTAAATTGGAGAGGACCGCAGTGCTGAAGGTTATATGTTCAGGATTCAAGGAAAGAACCGAACcttcaatatgtttaaatacAG ATATAGAGACCAATGAATGTCTTGAAGCAAATGGAGGATGTTGGCAAGACAAAATATCCAATATAACGGCTTGCAAG GACACATTTAGAGGAAGAGTATGCGAGTGCCCTGTTGTGAATGGTGTTCAATACAAAGGAGATGGTTATACCTCCTGCAAGC CTTTTGGACCTGCGCGATGTTCAATGAACGATGGAGGTTGCTGGTCTGAAACTAGAAAGGGTCTAAATTTCTCTGCTTGTTTG AACTCGGAGACATCAGGATGTCGTTGCCCTCTAGGCTTCCGTGGAGATGGTCTGAACTGTGAAG ACATTGATGAATGCAAAGAGAAATCAGCTTGCCAATGTGATGGCTGCAAATGCAAGAACATTTGGGGAGGATATGAATGCAAATGTTCTAACAGTAGTCTCtatatgaaagaagaagacacttGTATCG AAAAAAGAAGTGGATCAAGAAGTAGATGGTTGTTCACAATTGTGGTTCTAATCGCCATTGCAAGCATCTCTTTAAGTGCTTATACATTCTACAAGTACCATGTTCAG TCATACGTGGATTCAGAGATCGCGTGTATTATGTCTCAGTACATACCACTCGAGAGCCAAAGCATCAACCAAGACGCTAAGTAA
- the LOC104792252 gene encoding cationic amino acid transporter 5-like: MDGEERGYWRWSKRDFFPEESFQSFGSYRAALSQTCSRFKNRLVSRSDDETERFELKKQSEHEMKRCLTWWDLVWFGFGSVIGAGIFVLTGQEAHEQAGPAIVLSYVVSGVSAMLSVFCYTEFSMEVPVAGGSFAYLRIELGDFAAFITAGNILLESIVGTAAVARAWTSYFATLLNRKPNALRIKTDLSSGFNLLDPIAVVVIAAATTIASISTRKTSLLNWIASAINTFVIFFVIVAGFIHADTSNLTPFLPYGPEGVFRAAAVVYFAYGGFDSIATMAEETKNPSRDIPIGLLGSMSIITVIYCLMALSLSMMQKYTDIDPNAAYSVAFQSVGMKWGKYLVALGALKGMTTVLLVAALAHARYVTHIARTHMIPPIFALVHPKTGTPINANLLVSIPSALIAFFSGLDVLSSLLSISILFIFTMMPVALLVRRYYVREVTPRADLLKLIICLLVVVASSMGTSAYWGMRLKGSWIGYTITVPFWFLGTLGIVLFVPQQRTPKVWGVPLVPWLPCLSIATNIFLMGSLGAEAFIRFGVCTLAMLVYYLLFGLHATFDMAHQQTVPKS; encoded by the coding sequence ATGGATGGTGAAGAGAGAGGGTACTGGAGATGGAGCAAGAGAGATTTCTTCCCTGAGGAATCTTTTCAGAGCTTTGGTAGTTACAGAGCTGCTTTGTCTCAGACATGTTCCAGGTTCAAGAACAGGTTGGTTAGTAGGTCTGATGACGAGACCGAGCGGTTCGAGCTCAAGAAACAGAGCGAGCACGAGATGAAAAGGTGTCTGACATGGTGGGATTTAGTATGGTTCGGATTCGGCTCAGTGATTGGAGCTGGAATCTTTGTTTTGACAGGTCAAGAAGCTCATGAACAAGCAGGACCTGCTATTGTGTTGTCTTatgttgtttcaggtgtttCTGCTATGCTCTCTGTCTTCTGCTACACGGAATTCTCTATGGAAGTCCCCGTAGCTGGTGGTTCCTTCGCCTATTTAAGGATTGAGCTTGGGGATTTTGCGGCCTTCATCACCGCAGGAAACATACTTCTTGAGAGTATAGTTGGGACTGCAGCTGTTGCTAGAGCCTGGACTTCATATTTTGCTACTCTTCTGAATCGCAAACCCAACGCTCTACGGATCAAAACAGATCTCAGTTCCGGTTTTAATCTCTTGGACCCAATAGCTGTTGTGGTTATAGCCGCTGCAACCACAATCGCATCGATCAGCACCCGAAAGACATCATTGCTCAACTGGATAGCTTCTGCTATCAAcacttttgtgatattttttgtgATAGTAGCGGGTTTCATTCACGCTGACACATCAAATCTGACTCCATTCTTGCCTTATGGACCTGAGGGAGTGTTCCGAGCAGCTGCAGTTGTGTACTTTGCGTATGGAGGATTTGATAGCATAGCAACAATGGCTGAAGAAACCAAGAATCCATCAAGAGACATACCAATAGGGTTACTCGGTTCAATGTCGATAATAACAGTGATATACTGCTTGATGGCACTATCCTTGAGTATGATGCAGAAGTACACAGATATAGATCCAAACGCAGCTTACTCGGTAGCATTTCAGAGCGTTGGAATGAAATGGGGAAAGTACCTGGTGGCGCTTGGTGCTCTCAAAGGAATGACCACAGTTCTTTTAGTAGCAGCACTAGCACACGCGCGATATGTTACTCACATCGCACGGACACACATGATACCGCCTATATTTGCACTCGTCCATCCCAAAACCGGAACACCTATAAACGCTAACCTCCTAGTATCAATTCCAAGTGCTCTAATCGCTTTCTTTTCGGGTTTAGATGTTTTGTCAAGCCTCCTATCGATAAGTATTCTCTTTATCTTCACAATGATGCCTGTCGCACTACTCGTGAGGAGATACTACGTGAGAGAAGTTACTCCAAGAGCTGATCTTCTTAAGCTTATCATCTGTCTCTTAGTCGTTGTTGCTTCTTCAATGGGGACCTCAGCTTATTGGGGGATGCGGCTTAAGGGATCATGGATCGGATACACAATAACAGTTCCTTTCTGGTTCTTGGGGACATTGGGGATTGTTTTGTTCGTCCCTCAGCAAAGAACACCGAAAGTGTGGGGCGTACCGTTAGTCCCATGGCTCCCGTGCTTATCAATCGCAACAAACATCTTTCTCATGGGATCTTTGGGAGCTgaggcttttataaggtttggGGTTTGCACTTTAGCTATGTTGGTTTACTATTTGTTGTTTGGTCTTCATGCAACATTCGATATGGCTCATCAGCAAACCGTGCCAAAATCTTAG
- the LOC104792253 gene encoding translation initiation factor eIF-2B subunit epsilon-like, whose protein sequence is MGGQKKGGARVSEDAEEQSPQRLQAILLADSFATKFRPVTLERPKVLLPIVNVPMIGYTLAWLEYAGIEEVFVFCCAHAIQIIEYLEKSEWYSHPNLVVRTIESHKSISAGDALRYMYEQQAETSQIQGDFVLVSGDTVSNMPLADLIQEHRERKKKDEKAIMTMAIKQSKSSSLTHQSRLGTDQLFIAVDPLTKQLLHYEEDKIDHPRGSVCLDKSLLESNPSVLVSNDMQDCYIDICSPEVLSLFEDNFDYQHLRRHFVKGVLVDDIMGYKIFTHEIHSSYAARIDNFRSYDTVSKDIIQRWTYPYVPDINFSGNRPLKLGRQGIYRACDAVLSRSADVGASSVIGYGTKIGDGVKILNSVIGNGCSIGSNVVIEGSYIWNNVTIEDGCEIRNAIVCDGVKIRAGAVLEPGVVLSFNVVVGRDFVVPAYSKVSLLQQPTTEDSDEELEYADSSSGTADHLSGLNLQMESKASELGPDGAGYIWEVCEGAHDEEWKHSVAPIPKDKLAEITQAIDDDDTDDESVVPTSGELKSDADSINTDMNDPNDDYCYFEKEVEGTVLRAVEENIKVDLVTLEINGLRLSYNMESADCAGATFYSMMKLAVDTPHNSASELYKNAASIITKWKELLGFYVKKIDEQIEVIMKFEEMCQEPPKELGPLFTQILHLLYDKDVLQEDAILRWAEEKAGADETDKVYLKQCETFIQWLKEASEEEDEDDEDEEDDD, encoded by the coding sequence ATGGGTGGTCAGAAGAAAGGCGGCGCTAGGGTTTCAGAGGATGCGGAGGAACAGAGTCCTCAACGGTTGCAAGCAATTCTTCTCGCCGATAGCTTCGCCACAAAATTCCGTCCCGTAACCCTAGAACGCCCAAAGGTACTGTTACCAATAGTAAATGTCCCGATGATTGGTTACACATTGGCATGGCTCGAATACGCTGGGATAGAGGAAGTATTCGTGTTCTGCTGTGCTCATGCGATTCAGATTATCGAATATCTGGAGAAATCTGAGTGGTACTCTCACCCAAACTTGGTTGTGAGAACGATTGAGTCTCACAAATCTATCAGTGCTGGAGATGCTTTGCGTTACATGTATGAACAACAGGCTGAGACGTCTCAGATTCAAGGTGATTTCGTTCTCGTTAGTGGTGATACTGTGAGTAATATGCCACTTGCTGATTTGATTCAAGAAcacagagagaggaagaagaaggatgagaaagCTATCATGACTATGGCTATTAAGCAGTCTAAATCATCGTCACTCACGCATCAGTCGAGATTAGGAACTGATCAGCTTTTCATTGCTGTGGATCCTTTGACAAAGCAGCTTCTTCATTACGAGGAGGATAAGATTGATCATCCAAGAGGGTCAGTTTGCTTAGATAAGTCGTTGTTGGAAAGTAACCCTTCTGTTTTAGTGTCTAATGATATGCAGGATTGCTATATTGACATATGTTCTCCTGAGGTGCTTAGTCTCTTTGAAGATAACTTTGATTATCAACATCTCCGTCGTCATTTTGTTAAAGGTGTGcttgttgatgatattatgGGTTACAAGATTTTCACTCATGAGATTCATTCGAGCTATGCTGCTAGGATTGATAATTTCCGAAGCTATGACACGGTTAGTAAGGATATAATTCAGAGGTGGACATATCCTTATGTACCAGATATAAATTTTAGTGGAAACCGCCCTCTAAAGCTCGGGAGACAAGGGATATACCGGGCTTGTGATGCTGTTCTGTCACGATCTGCTGATGTTGGAGCTTCTTCTGTCATTGGATATGGCACGAAAATTGGTGATGGGGTTAAGATCTTGAACTCGGTTATTGGGAATGGATGTTCGATTGGATCAAATGTCGTGATAGAGGGATCATACATATGGAACAACGTTACGATTGAAGATGGGTGTGAGATAAGGAACGCTATTGTCTGTGATGGGGTGAAAATCAGAGCAGGAGCTGTTCTGGAGCCTGgtgttgttttgtcttttaatgTTGTAGTTGGGCGGGACTTTGTTGTGCCTGCATACTCCAAGGTTTCCCTACTTCAACAGCCAACGACAGAAGACAGCGATGAAGAGCTGGAATATGCTGATAGTAGCAGCGGGACTGCAGATCATTTGTCAGGCCTAAATTTGCAAATGGAGTCCAAAGCATCTGAGCTTGGTCCTGATGGAGCAGGTTACATATGGGAAGTATGTGAAGGGGCTCATGATGAGGAGTGGAAGCATTCAGTTGCACCAATCCCCAAGGATAAACTTGCTGAGATTACTCAGGCCATAGACGATGATGACACCGATGATGAAAGTGTTGTCCCAACTTCTGGAGAGTTGAAATCTGATGCTGATAGTATTAACACTGATATGAATGATCCCAATGACGACTACTGTTACTTTGAGAAAGAGGTTGAAGGTACTGTCTTAAGGGCTGTTGAAGAAAACATCAAAGTGGACCTTGTAACTTTGGAGATTAATGGGCTCCGGTTGTCATACAACATGGAATCTGCAGATTGTGCAGGAGCAACATTCTACTCCATGATGAAACTAGCAGTTGATACTCCACACAACTCTGCTAGTGAGTTGTATAAAAACGCCGCGAGTATCATTACAAAATGGAAGGAGCTTCTTGGGTTCTATGTGAAGAAAATTGACGAACAGATAGAAGTGATTATGAAATTTGAAGAGATGTGCCAAGAACCTCCCAAAGAGTTGGGCCCTTTGTTTACACAAATCCTGCATCTTCTATATGACAAAGACGTGTTGCAAGAAGATGCCATCTTGAGATGGGCTGAAGAGAAAGCAGGCGCGGATGAAACTGACAAAGTATATCTTAAACAATGCGAGACATTCATACAGTGGCTTAAAGAAGCAtctgaggaggaagatgaagatgatgaagatgaagaagacgatgactGA
- the LOC104792254 gene encoding putative phosphatidylinositol N-acetylglucosaminyltransferase subunit C, translating into MEKNLAGGSISRPKWRKVAYGGMQIGYDDNYTDESFLEEMVMNANVVRRDLLKVMKDSVSISQYLCIVAFVVLVWVHTLESSLDENSLLLLDLSLLASGFLILLLTEEKMLSLSLLLRYLVNISFFTTGLYILAPIYQTLTRSISSDSIWAVTVSLLLLHLFLHDYSGSTIRAPGALNTPNLTSCISVNASIVASVFVASRLPSRLHVFAVMLFSLQVFLFAPLVAYCIKKFSFGLHLVFSFALMGLTLYSIYALHRLFFLVFLLLVLLVNVVCPYWLIKMQEYKFEINGPWDEAKLCFDITD; encoded by the coding sequence ATGGAGAAGAATCTCGCCGGAGGCTCAATTTCGAGACCGAAATGGAGAAAAGTAGCTTACGGAGGGATGCAAATCGGATACGACGACAACTACACCGACGAATCATTCCTAGAAGAAATGGTGATGAACGCAAATGTGGTGAGGCGTGATTTGCTCAAGGTGATGAAGGACTCTGTCTCAATCTCTCAATACCTCTGCATCGTTGCGTTTGTAGTCTTGGTTTGGGTTCACACTCTTGAATCATCTTTGGACGAGAACTCGCTTTTGCTACTTGATCTCTCCCTCTTGGCATCTGGGTTCTTAATTCTCCTTTTAACCGAAGAAAAAATGTTGTCTTTGAGTCTCCTCTTGCGTTACCTCGTCAACATCTCTTTCTTCACCACGGGGCTTTACATCTTAGCTCCTATTTACCAGACGCTCACACGATCTATCAGCTCAGATTCGATATGGGCAGTCACGGTTTCGCTCCTCCTGCTTCACCTGTTCTTGCATGATTACTCTGGCTCCACCATTAGAGCTCCTGGAGCACTCAATACTCCGAATCTAACAAGTTGCATATCTGTCAATGCTTCAATCGTTGCTTCAGTCTTTGTTGCTTCACGTCTTCCTTCTAGGCTCCATGTCTTTGCTGTGATGCTTTTCTCACTCCAAGTCTTCCTCTTTGCTCCTCTCGTTGCTTACTGTATCAAGAAATTCTCATTTGGGTTGCATCTTGTCTTCTCCTTTGCTCTCATGGGTTTGACGCTTTACTCTATCTATGCTCTGCATAGACTCTTCTtccttgtctttcttcttcttgtgcttcttGTCAATGTTGTATGTCCTTATTGGCTCATCAAGATGCAAGAGTATAAGTTTGAGATTAATGGTCCTTGGGATGAAGCCAAGCTTTGTTTCGACATTACAGATTGA